A single window of Flavipsychrobacter sp. DNA harbors:
- a CDS encoding DUF3658 domain-containing protein: MIYHIVVGDMAAAPLKEAINLEESMEGNVLALKDLLHIGPLQKGTHDFFSQARTAYWNEVILNEKDKPVKVDDLERLMEVSTALSNNEEATVWIWMAPWPADVCAYYWALTHLKKHLGRIYLLNIAGLPFLNEEGKVYYPKNLSEIAPKELVKARKLAREVTPAELEVDGEEWENIVAANTGVRVLEGGKKISSKEETHYDKSLISFCSQQYQKASKIVRQALSKLNIPTADTHLGWRLSQLAEQGILDIQGPTNKTLTDFSVKLAGGEEIPAEEETTTDSEETA, translated from the coding sequence ATGATTTATCATATAGTAGTTGGAGACATGGCTGCTGCGCCACTAAAAGAAGCTATTAACCTCGAGGAATCTATGGAGGGTAACGTTTTGGCGCTTAAAGACCTATTGCATATAGGGCCTTTACAAAAAGGAACGCACGACTTCTTTAGTCAGGCACGCACTGCATATTGGAATGAAGTCATCCTCAACGAAAAGGATAAACCTGTAAAAGTGGATGATCTGGAACGCCTCATGGAAGTATCTACAGCATTGAGCAACAATGAGGAAGCTACCGTATGGATATGGATGGCACCCTGGCCTGCCGATGTTTGTGCCTACTATTGGGCACTCACTCACCTGAAGAAACATTTGGGCAGAATATACCTGCTTAATATTGCAGGCTTACCTTTTTTAAATGAGGAAGGCAAGGTCTACTATCCTAAAAACCTGAGTGAAATTGCGCCGAAGGAATTGGTAAAAGCTCGCAAACTAGCTAGAGAGGTAACACCTGCAGAGCTGGAAGTAGATGGAGAAGAATGGGAAAACATAGTAGCTGCCAATACTGGAGTAAGGGTTTTAGAAGGTGGTAAGAAAATAAGCAGCAAAGAAGAAACTCATTACGATAAATCTTTAATTAGCTTCTGCTCCCAACAATATCAAAAAGCCAGCAAAATTGTAAGGCAGGCTTTAAGCAAGCTAAACATACCTACTGCCGATACACATCTGGGCTGGAGACTTAGCCAATTGGCAGAGCAAGGCATCTTAGACATACAAGGCCCTACCAATAAAACATTGACGGATTTTTCGGTAAAGTTGGCGGGAGGCGAGGAAATACCAGCAGAAGAAGAAACGACCACAGATAGTGAAGAGACGGCATAA
- a CDS encoding M43 family zinc metalloprotease, which produces MKKLLLLLSVLITAQLALAQAQFSCGSDDAHQRMLLADSNYAKAIQASNTRYAQMMQSSSNGLLATVNGGTKYQIPLVVHVVHTGGAVGSIYNPTDSAIISMINYLNQTYAATYASYPDSSSGGTYFPVEFVLAKRNTGCGYSNGINRVNGNGLANYTLRGVNSNNTTGAAEADVKALSRWNNHDYYNIWIVNKIDSNDGTFGTYTAGYAYYPGASPTVDGTIMLATTVYAGNITLPHEIGHAFNLRHTFEGDGTGSTCPPTTNCTTTGDLVCDTEPHKRSVFNCPTDPNPCTGNSYANVQKNIMDYSNCQDRFTPGQKVRWLDALLNERAGLVSSIGSVDTGTNVASNSCSFTTANVNNGYNLGPALVNLNDLSASSNGGYSQDNFAVYLDRSCQQRANIIQGQSYTLSVKTEGPNAQKVAVYIDYDNNGSFSAGELVYSHTGNVAGDETHTTTYSVPTSGITTCTPLRMRVLATHISGSIPTNGCGNFSPGGQAEDYSVLVKPSSANITATVSGTNPSCNGSSVTFTVTPSTTLTSPSYQWYLNNAAVGTNSASYTAPTTLANGSTLFCKINYTGSCGSDSVQSNTLNIVRNSSTVTPSVAIGANPGNTICNGTSVTFTATPTNGGTSPTYQWKLNGGNVGAGGVTYTNASLANNDKVTCVMTSNATCASPTTATSNEITMVVTGTVTPSVSIAANPGTTICSGTSVTFTATPTNGGTSPTYQWKLNGGNVGTGGTTYTNASLSNNDVVTCVMTSNASCASTPTATSNGLTMTVTSTVTPSVSIAANPGNSICTGTSVTFTATPTNGGTSPMYQWKLNGGNVGTGGTTYTNASLSNNDVVSCVMTSNAACATPSTATSNSITMSVGNALVPSVSIASNAGTTICSGASVTFTATPTNGGTNPTYQWKLNGTNVGTNNPQFNITSLANNDVVTCVMTSNATCATPTTATSNSITMSVTTSLTPIVTISANPGNVVCTGTSITFTATPTGGGTSPTYQWKLNGANVGMGGTTYTNASLSNNDVVSCNMTSNATCATPATVASNNMLITISPQITPSVSIAANPGTTVCAGATTATFTATPTGGGTSPTYQWKLNGANVGTGGATYTNTTISNNDVISCVMTSNLGCVTTPTATSNSLTMSVVTPVTPSVSIAANPGNTICTGASVTFTATPTNGGTSPTYQWKVNGTNVGTGGTTYTSTTLSNSDVVTCVLTSSEPCVTSATATSNSITMTVNAIVTPSITITPNPNDTVCAGTVVGFFSNPVNGGVPFYQWQVNGVDVTGETNSTFNTSTLVTGDVVTVVLTSNLACLTTTTATSPGVTMTVNTPVTPSVSIAVAPSNTICSGTSVTFTATPTNGGTSPTYQWKVNGVNVTGSGATYTSSTLSNSDAVSCVMTTSLSCVTSTTATSNTINMAVTPSVTPAVVIAPAPNDTICAGTSVTFTATPTNGGTSPTYQWKVNGINVGTGGTTYTTTALANGDVVSCVMTSNAACATSATATSNSITMTVNPNLIPLVTTSVSPNDTICVGTSVTFSSSVINGGATPSYQWKKNGTDISGATSATYTSSTLVNNDVITVVMTSSETCLLTATATSTGITMTVNQNLTPDVSISVSPNDTICAGTQANFMATPVNGGTMPTYQWTLNGANVGTSSLFYASSTLTSGDVIRCILTSSETCVTKTTDTSNLISMHVNPLTIPTVSISSNIGTTTCEGGTVVFSSSYTNGGTSRTYQWKRNGTAISGATSSTYTTNTLSNSDVITCDMTISAVCPAPATVTSNALTMTVLVPSLSIQVSPTDTICAGTAVMFSLNKNNVGPNPQYQWYLNNVTMIGVTADVFTLPLPADGDEITTIFTGSDICVNAPRNADTVKLSVTSITTPVATIYVTPDSNVTPGQYVIFNAVTNAKNPSFQWRKNGIDITGETNSTFVTGSFVDQDTISCLVTTPDSCATASSVLSNKIKMSVAPVSVKQIAAKQLFDDITLSPNPNGGAFYITGKLSSSSHDEDIKVEVINTLGAVVYRGTISVDRGEFKHYIDLGDIADGGLHMARLHLNGSVHYIKFVTAR; this is translated from the coding sequence ATGAAAAAACTACTACTATTATTATCGGTACTCATTACGGCACAGCTGGCGTTGGCGCAAGCACAATTTAGTTGTGGATCCGATGATGCTCATCAGAGAATGTTATTGGCAGATAGCAACTATGCTAAAGCAATACAGGCTTCTAATACCCGTTATGCGCAAATGATGCAGTCCAGTTCCAATGGTTTGCTGGCAACTGTAAATGGAGGGACTAAATATCAAATACCATTGGTGGTGCATGTTGTTCATACCGGTGGTGCTGTAGGTAGTATTTATAACCCTACGGATTCGGCCATTATCTCTATGATCAATTACCTGAACCAGACCTATGCGGCAACATATGCTTCCTATCCTGATAGTAGTTCGGGTGGAACCTATTTCCCGGTAGAGTTTGTGCTGGCAAAAAGAAATACAGGTTGCGGTTACAGCAATGGTATTAATAGAGTGAATGGTAATGGTTTGGCTAATTATACTTTGAGAGGTGTAAATAGTAACAACACTACAGGGGCTGCGGAAGCTGACGTGAAAGCGTTGAGCCGTTGGAATAACCACGACTATTATAATATTTGGATCGTTAATAAGATAGATAGTAATGACGGTACTTTTGGTACTTATACGGCAGGTTATGCTTATTATCCGGGAGCTTCCCCGACAGTTGATGGTACGATAATGCTGGCAACAACTGTGTATGCAGGTAATATAACTCTGCCTCACGAAATTGGCCACGCGTTTAACTTGCGTCATACTTTTGAGGGTGATGGTACAGGTAGTACTTGCCCGCCTACAACCAACTGTACCACTACAGGTGATCTTGTATGTGATACAGAGCCTCATAAACGATCGGTCTTCAATTGCCCTACTGACCCCAACCCGTGTACAGGTAACTCTTATGCTAACGTGCAGAAGAATATCATGGACTACTCCAATTGTCAGGACAGGTTTACGCCCGGACAAAAAGTAAGGTGGCTGGATGCCTTATTGAATGAAAGGGCAGGTTTGGTAAGCTCCATAGGCTCGGTAGATACAGGTACTAATGTGGCGTCCAACTCTTGTTCCTTTACCACAGCTAATGTTAACAATGGCTACAATTTAGGTCCGGCTTTAGTAAATCTAAATGACCTGTCGGCAAGCTCTAATGGTGGTTATAGTCAGGATAATTTTGCAGTGTATTTAGACCGTAGTTGCCAGCAAAGGGCTAATATAATACAGGGGCAGAGTTATACTTTGTCAGTAAAAACAGAAGGGCCTAATGCGCAAAAAGTGGCTGTCTATATAGATTATGATAATAACGGAAGCTTTAGTGCAGGGGAGTTGGTCTATAGTCATACGGGTAATGTAGCCGGAGATGAAACACATACTACTACTTATAGTGTGCCAACTTCCGGTATCACTACTTGTACGCCATTGCGTATGCGGGTATTAGCAACACATATTAGTGGTTCAATACCTACGAACGGTTGTGGTAATTTCTCTCCTGGTGGACAGGCAGAGGATTACTCCGTACTGGTAAAGCCATCTTCTGCTAATATAACAGCTACCGTATCAGGTACTAATCCTTCATGTAATGGTTCTTCTGTGACCTTTACGGTTACACCGAGTACCACCCTGACCAGCCCTTCTTACCAGTGGTATCTTAATAACGCTGCTGTGGGGACAAATAGTGCTTCTTATACAGCGCCTACCACTTTGGCGAACGGAAGTACATTGTTTTGTAAAATAAATTATACGGGATCGTGCGGTAGCGATAGCGTACAATCCAATACTTTAAATATTGTAAGGAATAGTTCTACTGTTACTCCTTCTGTAGCTATAGGTGCTAATCCTGGTAATACCATATGTAATGGTACATCAGTAACCTTCACAGCAACACCTACTAATGGTGGAACCTCACCAACCTATCAATGGAAATTGAATGGTGGTAATGTAGGTGCTGGTGGAGTTACGTATACCAATGCTAGTTTGGCTAATAACGATAAAGTGACTTGTGTGATGACCAGTAATGCTACTTGTGCTAGCCCTACTACGGCTACTAGTAATGAGATCACAATGGTGGTTACTGGAACAGTAACGCCATCAGTGAGTATAGCTGCCAACCCGGGTACAACTATATGTAGTGGCACATCGGTAACCTTTACGGCAACACCTACCAATGGTGGTACGTCACCAACGTATCAATGGAAATTGAATGGTGGTAACGTAGGTACTGGAGGTACTACATATACTAATGCATCATTGAGTAATAATGATGTGGTGACTTGTGTGATGACCAGTAATGCGTCTTGTGCCAGTACGCCAACTGCTACCAGCAATGGTTTAACGATGACAGTAACCAGTACCGTTACTCCTTCAGTAAGTATTGCTGCTAATCCGGGCAATTCTATCTGTACAGGCACATCAGTAACCTTCACGGCAACGCCTACTAATGGCGGTACGTCACCGATGTATCAATGGAAGTTGAACGGTGGTAATGTAGGTACGGGAGGTACTACATATACTAATGCTTCATTGAGTAATAATGATGTGGTGTCTTGCGTGATGACCAGTAATGCAGCATGTGCAACACCTTCAACAGCAACAAGTAATAGTATTACCATGTCGGTAGGCAACGCACTTGTTCCGTCGGTTAGTATCGCTTCAAATGCTGGTACTACTATCTGTAGCGGAGCATCAGTAACCTTTACAGCAACGCCTACTAATGGAGGAACAAACCCTACCTATCAGTGGAAGTTGAATGGTACTAATGTGGGCACAAACAACCCGCAATTTAATATTACCAGCTTGGCCAATAATGATGTAGTGACCTGTGTGATGACCAGCAATGCTACATGCGCCACACCTACTACTGCTACTAGTAATAGTATTACCATGTCTGTAACGACATCACTTACACCTATCGTGACCATTAGTGCTAACCCTGGTAATGTAGTTTGTACAGGTACGTCTATAACGTTTACAGCCACACCTACGGGTGGCGGTACATCGCCAACGTATCAATGGAAATTAAATGGTGCTAACGTAGGTATGGGTGGTACTACATATACCAATGCTTCATTGAGTAATAATGATGTAGTAAGTTGTAACATGACCAGCAATGCCACTTGTGCTACACCGGCTACGGTGGCTAGTAATAATATGTTGATCACTATATCTCCACAGATAACCCCATCAGTAAGTATAGCTGCTAACCCAGGTACTACGGTTTGTGCGGGTGCTACTACGGCTACCTTTACTGCAACCCCAACAGGTGGCGGAACATCGCCAACCTATCAGTGGAAATTAAACGGTGCTAATGTAGGAACAGGTGGTGCTACATATACAAATACGACTATTTCTAATAATGATGTGATAAGTTGTGTAATGACCAGCAATCTAGGATGTGTGACAACACCTACCGCAACAAGTAATAGTCTTACAATGTCTGTGGTTACACCGGTAACGCCATCAGTGAGTATCGCTGCCAACCCTGGCAATACGATATGTACTGGAGCGTCAGTAACCTTTACTGCTACTCCTACTAATGGTGGAACATCACCTACCTACCAATGGAAAGTGAATGGAACTAATGTAGGAACAGGTGGTACTACCTATACAAGTACTACTTTAAGTAATAGTGATGTGGTGACCTGTGTGTTGACCAGTAGTGAACCTTGTGTTACCAGCGCTACCGCTACTAGTAATAGTATTACTATGACGGTGAATGCTATCGTAACACCTTCTATAACAATTACTCCAAACCCTAACGATACGGTTTGTGCAGGCACAGTTGTAGGTTTCTTTAGTAATCCTGTAAATGGTGGTGTGCCTTTCTATCAATGGCAAGTGAATGGCGTTGATGTGACGGGAGAAACTAATTCTACTTTCAATACATCAACATTAGTAACAGGGGATGTAGTTACAGTAGTGTTGACCAGTAACCTAGCTTGTCTTACTACTACTACGGCTACCAGCCCGGGTGTAACTATGACTGTGAATACACCAGTCACTCCTTCAGTGTCTATTGCAGTAGCGCCAAGCAATACTATATGCAGTGGCACATCAGTAACCTTTACCGCCACACCAACTAATGGTGGCACGTCACCAACGTATCAATGGAAAGTAAATGGTGTTAATGTAACAGGTTCTGGAGCTACTTATACTTCAAGTACTTTATCAAATAGCGATGCGGTGAGTTGTGTTATGACGACAAGTTTGTCTTGTGTTACCTCAACTACTGCTACTAGTAATACCATAAATATGGCGGTGACACCTAGTGTAACGCCAGCAGTTGTTATTGCACCAGCTCCTAATGATACGATCTGTGCAGGTACATCGGTAACTTTTACTGCAACACCTACCAATGGTGGAACATCGCCTACTTACCAGTGGAAGGTGAACGGTATAAATGTAGGCACAGGTGGTACTACTTATACAACGACTGCGTTGGCCAATGGTGATGTAGTAAGTTGTGTAATGACCAGTAATGCAGCTTGTGCTACTTCAGCAACAGCTACGAGCAATAGTATTACCATGACCGTGAATCCTAACTTGATACCATTAGTAACTACGTCGGTATCTCCAAACGATACGATATGTGTGGGTACTTCTGTAACCTTTAGTTCTTCTGTTATTAATGGAGGCGCAACTCCAAGTTATCAATGGAAGAAGAACGGGACGGATATATCAGGAGCTACATCGGCTACTTATACATCAAGTACTTTAGTTAATAATGATGTGATCACTGTTGTAATGACCAGTAGTGAAACTTGTCTTTTAACAGCAACAGCTACCAGCACAGGAATTACCATGACTGTAAATCAAAACCTAACACCTGATGTGTCCATATCTGTTAGTCCAAACGACACAATATGTGCGGGTACACAAGCTAACTTTATGGCAACGCCTGTCAATGGTGGTACTATGCCTACCTATCAGTGGACATTGAATGGCGCTAACGTAGGTACAAGTAGTTTGTTCTATGCCAGCAGCACCTTGACCTCAGGAGATGTAATAAGATGTATACTGACCAGTAGCGAAACCTGTGTTACTAAAACAACAGATACCAGTAATCTGATCAGCATGCATGTTAATCCACTAACTATTCCTACAGTAAGTATTAGTTCTAATATTGGCACTACTACTTGTGAGGGTGGTACGGTTGTGTTCTCCAGCAGTTATACCAATGGTGGTACTTCACGTACCTATCAGTGGAAGCGTAATGGTACAGCGATAAGCGGTGCTACTAGTAGCACTTACACTACAAATACATTGAGTAATAGTGATGTGATCACTTGCGACATGACGATAAGTGCAGTTTGCCCTGCACCAGCTACAGTAACTAGTAACGCATTGACCATGACAGTGCTTGTACCTTCTCTATCAATACAAGTGTCTCCTACAGATACAATATGTGCGGGTACAGCAGTTATGTTCTCTTTAAACAAAAATAATGTAGGACCTAACCCTCAATATCAGTGGTACTTGAATAATGTAACAATGATAGGGGTAACGGCAGATGTATTTACATTACCACTTCCTGCAGATGGTGATGAGATAACTACTATATTCACTGGTAGCGATATCTGTGTGAACGCGCCAAGAAATGCTGATACTGTGAAACTATCGGTAACGTCTATTACTACTCCTGTGGCTACTATCTATGTTACTCCTGATAGTAATGTTACTCCTGGTCAGTATGTTATTTTCAATGCAGTGACCAATGCTAAAAATCCAAGTTTCCAATGGAGGAAAAATGGCATAGACATCACAGGTGAAACTAATAGTACTTTTGTTACAGGATCTTTTGTTGACCAAGATACGATAAGCTGCT